GCCAAAAATCCTAGATTTCCTGTATTGACTCCAACTATAGGGATCCCAGAATCTCTGATCAATGTGATAGCAGATAAAATAGTTCCATCTCCTCCAAAAGCAAACATTAAACTAAAATCCTTAGTTAATTCTTTATAATGAGAAAATACAGGAAAATCTAAATTTTTAAATTCTTCAAAAGAGGACAAAACATCAAAAAATGATTTTTCAATATGAATTTCTATTGAATGACTACATGCATAGCCTATGAACTGATTTAAACATGGTATATTTTTTTCTCCAAATTTCTGTCCATATACGGCTATTTTCATTTTAATTTTTTTCTTAAAAAACTAAAGGGAAATTACGAAATTAAATATTTAAAAAAAATTAATTCAGTTTTTATTAAATTTGTCTCCTAAAAAAGGAAAAAAGAATATGAAAGAATCTTTATTTCCTGCAAAAGTGTTGTTATTTGGGGAATATGGAATTCTAGAAAATTCTAGTGGACTTTCTATCCCTCATGATTTTTATAAAGGAACTTTAAAATTCCATTCTGAACTTAATAAAGATATTTTATGTTCTAATCATGAAATTAAAAAATATTATAATTTCTTATCTGAAAAAAAAAACAAATTTTAACAAAATTAGATCTAAAAAAATTGCGTAAAGATATACAAAGGGGATTATCTTTTCATTCAAATATACCTCAGGGGTATGGAATAGGAAGTTCCGGAGCATTAGTTGCAGCCATTTATGACAAATATGCAAAAAATAAATTCAAAAAGTGTTTAAAAAATGAAAATATAATAGTTTTGAAAAAAATATTTAGTCAAATGGAATCTTTTTTTCATGGAAAAAGCTCCGGAATAGATCCTTTGATTTGCTATCTAAACCACCCTCTACTCATTCGTTCAAAAACAGATATATCCACTATCGGACTTCCCAAAAAAAACAAAGGAGAAGGAGCTATTTTCTTATTAAATTCTGGGATTCCCAGCAAAACTTCTTCTATGATCAAATTTTTTTTAGAAAAATTAAAACACGATAAATTCAAGAAAATTCTAAAAGAAGAATTTATAAAATACAATGAAAAATGTATTGAAGCTTTTTTAAAAGAAGATTTTAAAATTTTATTAAAACATGTTAAGAAACTTTCTACCTGGGTTCTTCATCATTTTCGTCCCATGATTCCAAAAAATTTCTGTAAAATATGGGAAGAAGGAATATTTAATAATATTCATTATTTAAAATTGTGTGGTTCTGGAGGAGGAGGATTTATTTTGGGTTTTACTCCAAATTATGACCTTTCGAGAAAAAAATTGGAAAAATATACTATGGAAGTCCTCTTTCGTTTTTAATTTTTTTATGCATAATAATAATAAAATTAGACTAAATCATTACTTATCTAATGCAGGAATTTCTTCCAGAAGAAATGCCGATGAACTTATTCAATCTGGGGCTATAGAAGTTAATGGAAAACCTATTTGCAAATTAGGAACTATCATTCATACGAATGATCTTGTCACATTTCATGGATCAAAAATTAAAATTCAAAATAAAATTTATATATTACTTAACAAACCCAGAGGATTTATCACTACAACAAAGGATCCATTTAACAGAAAAACAGTAATGAATTTAATTCCAAATTTTTCTGAATACAGAATTTTTCCCGTAGGGAGATTAGATTATTCGACTACAGGAGTATTGCTACTCACAAATGATGGAATTTTAGCTGAAAAACTAACCCATCCAAAATATCATGTCAAAAAGATATATCATGTATCCTTAAACAAGGAAATTAAGAATGAAGATTTAGATAAAATTAGAAAAGGAAAAATATATTTAAAAGAAGGAAAAGTAAAAGTGATTTTTGTAAATAAAAGTCATTCAAAACATCAAGTCAAAATAGGATTATATATAGGATGGAATAGAATTATCAAACGAATTTTTAAAAAATTAGATTATCAAGTAATTCAATTGGATAGAGTCAGTTTTGGGGGATTATCCAAGAAAAATATTAAGATAGGAAATTGGTGTTTTTTAAATCAAAAAGAAGTAAAAAATATAATAAAATGAAAAAGATAACCATCATCAATGGTCCTAATTTAAATCTTTTAGGAAAACGAGAACCAGAATTATACGGAACTGAAAATTTTTTAGATTATCTCAATAAAATAAGGAAAAAAAAACTTTTTTCTAATATAGAAATTCTTTATTATCAAAACAATAGTGAAGGTAAAATTATAGATCTTTTACATACTTTAGGATTTCAATCGGATGGGATTGTATTGAATGCAGGAGCCTACACTCACACTTCTATAGGAATTGCTGATGCAATCAAATCTATCTCAGCTCCGGTTATAGAAATTCATATTTCCAATGTTCATTTAAGAGAATCTTTTCGAAAAAAATCATTCCTTTCTCCCGTATGTAAAGGAACAATTTTTGGATTCGGTTTAAAATCTTATGAATTAGGAATAATCAGTTTTTGTTTACAGGATTGATAAAAATCATTTAGTTTTTTTTTGATATATTGAATGATGTTATTTCTTCCATCTTTTTTCTTTGCGGAAACTTTAAACCAGATAGGCATAGTTAAACCGTTTTTTTCAATTTTTTCTATACAAAAAGAAATATTTTTTTCAATAAATTGATGATTCAATTTATCTATTTTTGTAAAAATAATGCAAAAATTCGTTTTTGTATTGTTTAATTTTTGCATGAAATCCAAATCTATTTTTTGTATAACAAATCTACAATCTATTAATAGAAATAAACAAATAAGATTTTTTCTATGAAAAATATAATCTACAATTAATTTTTGTGTTTTTTTTTNNNNNNNNNNNNNNNNNNNNNNNNNNNNNNNNNNNNNNNNNNNNNNNNNNNNNNNNNNNNNNNNNNNNNNNNNNNNNNNNNNNNNNNNNNNNNNNNNNNNNNNNNNNNNNNNNNNNNNNNNNNNNAAAAAAATCCATATCCCGGCAAATCGATCAAATACCATTGATCATTGATTAAAAAATGATTGATACATTGAGTTCTTCCAGGATAAGAAGAAACTTTAGCTATTTTTTTTCTTCCAGATATGCAATTTATTAAACTAGATTTTCCAACATTAGAACGTCCTACAAAAGCACATTCAGGAAAATCATGAATCAACATGTTTACTTTTTTTGAACTTCCTTTAAATTTTACAGAAAAAATTTTCATGATTAAAATCAAATTTAGAAAGCCATTTTTCTAATATTTCTATAAATTTTTTAGGATGTTCCATCATAGGAACATGTCCACATTTATCTATCCAATGTAATTCAGAATCAGGTAACAATCTATGAAATTCTTTCGCTACTCCTGGTGGAGTAACATGATCTTGTTTTCCCCAAATCAAACAAATAGGTTGTTGAATAACAGATAAATCTTTAGACATATTATATTTCATAGCACTTTTAGCAATATATAAAGTTTTAATTCCCTTTTTTTTATCATTGACAATATGAAATACTTCATCAACTAATTCTTTAGTAGCTATTTTAGGATCATAAAATACTTCTTGTGATTTTTTTCTGATATATTCATAATCTTCTCTTTTAGGAAAAGCATCTCCAAAAGCTTTTTCAAACAATCCTGAACTTCCCGTAAGAACTACAGAATGGACTAAATCTATTCTTTTTTTTGCTATAATTAAAGCAATATGTCCTCCAAGTGAATTTCCTACTAAAGTAGCTTTTTTAATTCCTATTTCCATTAAAAATTGGATAATATATTTAGATAAACTAGAAATATTTGTAAGAAATAATGGCATCTTATAAAGAGGTAATGAAGGAATAATTACTTTGTAACCTTTTTTTGGAAAAAAATCTAAAAGAGCTTTAAAATTGCTTAATCCTCCCATCAAACCATGAAGCAAGATCAAAGGGTGTCCTTTCCCCTCTTTTATATGAGGATATTTTCTTTCTTTATTATTAAGCAGCATAAATCATACTATTAAGTATTTTTTCTACATTGTTTTAGAACAAGAAAATAAGCTTCTTTTGCAGCCATCTCCTCAGATTTTTTTTTTGAAGGACCTCTTCCTTCAGTTTGAATTTCACATTCTAATACGGTCAATTCAGATAAATAAGTAATTACGTTTTTATTTTCTCTTTCTCTAAAAGTTTTAAAATTTATTATAAATTTATTTTTTTGAGACCATTCTATCATCCATACTTTGTAACTAAAAATTTCATTTTGTAACTTAGAAATATTTACATGAGCATGCAATATCTTTTGATGTACGAAATCTTTACAACCTTGATATCCTATTTCCAAATAAATAAATCCTATTAAAGCTTCAAGAGTAT
This sequence is a window from Blattabacterium cuenoti. Protein-coding genes within it:
- a CDS encoding pseudouridine synthase, with product MHNNNKIRLNHYLSNAGISSRRNADELIQSGAIEVNGKPICKLGTIIHTNDLVTFHGSKIKIQNKIYILLNKPRGFITTTKDPFNRKTVMNLIPNFSEYRIFPVGRLDYSTTGVLLLTNDGILAEKLTHPKYHVKKIYHVSLNKEIKNEDLDKIRKGKIYLKEGKVKVIFVNKSHSKHQVKIGLYIGWNRIIKRIFKKLDYQVIQLDRVSFGGLSKKNIKIGNWCFLNQKEVKNIIK
- the aroQ gene encoding type II 3-dehydroquinate dehydratase, with product MKKITIINGPNLNLLGKREPELYGTENFLDYLNKIRKKKLFSNIEILYYQNNSEGKIIDLLHTLGFQSDGIVLNAGAYTHTSIGIADAIKSISAPVIEIHISNVHLRESFRKKSFLSPVCKGTIFGFGLKSYELGIISFCLQD
- a CDS encoding GTP-binding protein, which produces MKIFSVKFKGSSKKVNMLIHDFPECAFVGRSNVGKSSLINCISGRKKIAKVSSYPGRTQCINHFLINDQWYLIDLPGYGFF
- a CDS encoding alpha/beta fold hydrolase encodes the protein MLLNNKERKYPHIKEGKGHPLILLHGLMGGLSNFKALLDFFPKKGYKVIIPSLPLYKMPLFLTNISSLSKYIIQFLMEIGIKKATLVGNSLGGHIALIIAKKRIDLVHSVVLTGSSGLFEKAFGDAFPKREDYEYIRKKSQEVFYDPKIATKELVDEVFHIVNDKKKGIKTLYIAKSAMKYNMSKDLSVIQQPICLIWGKQDHVTPPGVAKEFHRLLPDSELHWIDKCGHVPMMEHPKKFIEILEKWLSKFDFNHENFFCKI